A region of the Arthrobacter sp. FW306-07-I genome:
ACCTGGTGGGGGCGTCCATCGGAAAGCACCCCATGGCGCCGAAGATCAGCCCCAAGAAATCCTGGGAGGGGTTCGGAGGATCGGTGGCAGGCGCCATGCTGATCGGCATCCTCGCCGCCCTTTTCGTGTTGGACAAGCCGTGGTGGGTCGGAGTGGTGCTGGCCGTGGGAACGGTGGCTGCCTCTACCGCCGGCGACCTCGCCGAATCCATGGTCAAGCGTGAGCTGGGCGTCAAGGACATGAGCAGCATACTGCCCGGCCACGGAGGCGTGATGGACCGGCTGGATTCGATCGTGTTCGCCGCGCCCGTGGCCTTCATCCTGTATGGGCTTGTGGCCGGCGCTTAGGTCCCTCCAGCCCGGCGAGGCCCGGGTATTGACACAAACAGGGGTCCGGGCGGGCGCACCAGGCCCGGCACCCTAAACTGGTGCGGAAGCACTACGGCTGAAGAGCATTGAAGGAATCGAAGTGGCATTGGACATTCATCGGCAGATCCCTGCGTCCTTTGAGCGCGTGGAGCGCAGCGAGTACGGCTACAACGCCAAGCAGGTGGACCAGTTCCTGCAGCGGGCACGGGTCTCCCTGGAAACGCCGGAAGCTGCCACGGACCCCGTCAAGAGCTCCGATGTGCGGGCGGTGTCCTTCGATCCGGTCAAGGGCGGCTACTCGGCTGCCGTTGTGGATGCAGCGCTGGACCGGCTCGAGGATGCCTTTGCCCGACGGGAGCGGGACGAATTGATCGCGGCGAGGGGCGAGGAAGCCTGGCTGCGCGAAATCGGAAACCTGTCCGGCATCCTCCGGGGACGGCTGCACCGGCCGGACGGTGACCGCTTCCGCCGGCCCAGCCAGAAGAAGGGGCGCAGCTACAACACGCACGACGTCGACCGGCTGTGCCATGAGCTCATCGCCTACCTTGAGCAGGACAAGCCGCTGAGCGTGGACAGTGTGCGGCGTGCAGTCTTCCGTCCTGCCGTGGGCCAGGAAGGATACGAGGAATCCCAGGTGGACGCCTTCCTGGACCGCGTTGTCGAACTGATGGCTGCCATTGACTGAGGGGGCTTCCGCCGGTGCTGGCTATTCCCCGGCCGACGGCGTGGGGGACAAGGGCGTAAAACGGCGCCACACGTCGCGGTAGCTCCGGTACCCCCGGACCGCGGATGCCGCCAGGAACCCGGTTCCGCATACGGCGCCCGTCACCGCGGCCGGTCCCATACCGGCGCCGGCGAGCGTCACCAGCAGGCCAGCCAGGATGGCAATCAAGGCAGCGTTCGCCGTCGTTATGAAGATCATGCTGCTGCCCGCCACGTGGCTGAAGCTGCCGCGGTTGCCGAAAAAATAGTAGGTCTGCACTGAGCCGGCCTCGTCGTCGTGGTGGGCTGCCATCAGGTAGGGCGCCACGCCCGGGTCAAGGTCCACGTAGGCGGCCCGCAGCCTGTTCATGGCTGTGACGTACATGAGGTCCTCGTGGGCCACGTTGTTCACCCGGAGCTGGGTCAGTAGCCCGATCGCCGCGTTGATGAACAACACCACCACCCCCAGCAGGACGAACGCGTCCGAAAACCCGGTGGCCTGGCCCACCAGCGCCACGCTGACCACGCTGGCGGACGTGAAGGTGAGGAACATGCTGATGCGGGTCAGCACCTCCGCCTGCGCCGTGCTGCGTGATGCCAACAGGCCCCAGTGTTCCGTGGCGAGCAGCTGCGCCCGCACGGAGGCCGGGACCCCGCTGTCCTGGTGGAAGCGGTCCTGGTGGAAGCCGTGCTGGTGGGACGTGCCGCCGTCCTCGGTGGACATGGCGTTATTGTCCTCCCGATCACCGTTCGGTTGCCAGCGGCCGTTCCGGGGTGTGCAGCCGGGTCATGATCCTTGGCATGCTGGCCGGGATCCGGCCGGCGGTGGCCCGCGAGACGATGACCATCACGGCGAACGCGGCGGGCACGCTCCAGGCCGCGGGTTGTGCCAGCCAGGCCGGTGCCGGACCCGAACCGGGGAGGGCCCCGGCGATCATTGCCCCGCCGCACAGCACACCGCCGGTCACCATTCCGGCAATGGCGCCGGCGTCGGTCAGTCCGCGCCACCAAATGCCCAGCAGCAGGACCGGGCACACCGTGGAGGCGGTAAACGCGAACACCAGCCCGACGCTGCCGGCCAGTGCCAGGGAACCGGTCATGAAGGCGAAGCCAAGGGGGACGACGGCGGACACGACGGCCGCGAGCCGGAACCCCCGCACGCTGCCGCCCAGGACGTCCTGGCTGATGACGCCGGCCAGGGACACCACCAG
Encoded here:
- a CDS encoding DivIVA domain-containing protein, translating into MALDIHRQIPASFERVERSEYGYNAKQVDQFLQRARVSLETPEAATDPVKSSDVRAVSFDPVKGGYSAAVVDAALDRLEDAFARRERDELIAARGEEAWLREIGNLSGILRGRLHRPDGDRFRRPSQKKGRSYNTHDVDRLCHELIAYLEQDKPLSVDSVRRAVFRPAVGQEGYEESQVDAFLDRVVELMAAID